A single window of Martelella sp. NC20 DNA harbors:
- a CDS encoding ISAs1 family transposase — protein MPDGREVGKVGYPLSEVLLLCLLAVLSGAETFTDIANFGHRKLSFLRRFRPFSGGTPSHDHLGDILATLDAAAFQRCFVAWVTSLTGLATEVIAIDGKTVRRSKGAKAAIHMVSAFAARQRLVPGQVKVGDKARASGD, from the coding sequence ATTCCGGACGGGCGTGAGGTCGGCAAGGTCGGCTACCCACTGAGCGAGGTGCTGCTGCTGTGCCTGCTGGCGGTATTGTCGGGGGCGGAAACCTTCACGGACATCGCGAATTTTGGCCATCGGAAACTGAGTTTTCTGCGTCGGTTTCGGCCCTTTTCCGGTGGCACACCGTCGCATGACCATCTCGGCGACATCCTTGCCACGCTTGATGCCGCGGCGTTTCAGCGCTGTTTTGTCGCCTGGGTCACGTCGCTGACCGGCCTGGCGACAGAGGTGATCGCCATCGATGGCAAGACCGTGCGCCGGTCGAAAGGGGCCAAGGCGGCGATCCACATGGTCTCGGCGTTCGCCGCGCGCCAACGTCTGGTGCCGGGTCAGGTCAAGGTTGGCGACAAGGCTAGAGCATCGGGCGATTAG
- a CDS encoding branched-chain amino acid ABC transporter permease, producing the protein MSLIDTILQGVLLGGLYTLFAVGLSLIFGVMKLVNIAHGDFIVLAAYIAQMAISATGMHPLVSLIIVVPVMAGIGYALQRHILTRIMGEDLLPPLLVTFGLAVILQNGLLTAFSSNAQRLPAGTLETTSLAIGDINLGILPLLTLAVAIALIFGLEWLFSSTKIGRAFRATSDDPQIAMVIGVKTSRIFALAMALCFATIAIAGVLLAIRSNFDPFSGPARLIFGFEAVIIGGLGSFWGTLAGGVILGIAQALGGQISPQFQVLAGHLVFFTVLALRPRGLFAKGS; encoded by the coding sequence ATGAGTTTAATCGACACCATTTTGCAAGGCGTGCTGCTGGGTGGACTCTATACGCTGTTTGCCGTTGGTCTCTCATTGATTTTTGGCGTAATGAAGCTGGTGAACATCGCGCATGGCGATTTCATCGTCCTCGCCGCCTATATCGCACAAATGGCGATTAGCGCCACGGGAATGCACCCATTGGTGTCTCTTATCATTGTGGTACCGGTGATGGCTGGTATCGGCTACGCACTGCAACGCCACATCCTGACGCGGATTATGGGCGAAGATCTCCTGCCGCCACTTTTAGTTACCTTTGGGCTCGCCGTCATTCTCCAGAACGGCCTGCTCACGGCATTTTCCTCGAATGCACAACGTCTGCCTGCGGGAACGCTGGAAACGACCAGCCTCGCTATCGGTGACATCAATCTCGGCATTTTACCATTGCTGACATTGGCAGTCGCAATTGCCCTTATATTCGGATTGGAGTGGCTGTTCTCCAGCACAAAGATTGGCCGCGCTTTCCGTGCCACCTCTGACGATCCGCAAATCGCTATGGTGATCGGGGTCAAAACCTCAAGAATATTCGCACTCGCGATGGCCCTGTGCTTTGCCACCATTGCGATCGCCGGGGTGCTGCTGGCGATCCGGTCAAATTTTGATCCTTTTTCTGGTCCCGCCCGCCTGATCTTCGGCTTTGAAGCGGTGATCATCGGCGGTCTGGGCAGCTTTTGGGGAACCTTGGCTGGCGGAGTGATTTTGGGAATAGCTCAGGCCCTGGGCGGGCAAATTTCACCTCAGTTTCAGGTGCTCGCCGGACACTTGGTCTTCTTCACCGTCCTCGCACTGCGCCCGCGCGGTCTTTTCGCCAAGGGATCCTGA
- a CDS encoding ISAs1 family transposase: MLAIEGAIVTIDAMGCQRAIAQQIVDQKADHVLALKGNQSALRDDISLFVTERKARQYADTVISRHETVDGDHGRIETTTATVLHDIAWLQQRHKWPALKSVVVIDGIRETGSKTERETRLYISSLNLPADKFGPIVRSHWAIENSLHWVMDMVFRDDECRVRTENAPANSPPSNISQPICCDCRPPEIHSAQGEKSPPGTTTSSQASLPDDPFNRFPWHGGLHQNARRSKLTGQTKAWAPITIYARGLNAFCTGISGAVVFSQTIRSYFPSPRATH; the protein is encoded by the coding sequence GTGCTGGCGATCGAGGGGGCGATCGTGACCATCGACGCCATGGGCTGCCAGCGTGCGATCGCGCAGCAGATCGTCGACCAGAAGGCCGACCATGTCCTCGCCCTCAAGGGCAATCAAAGCGCGCTGCGCGACGATATCAGCCTGTTCGTGACCGAGCGGAAAGCCAGGCAATACGCCGATACCGTGATCAGTCGACATGAGACCGTCGATGGCGATCATGGTCGCATCGAAACCACGACCGCGACTGTCCTGCATGATATCGCCTGGCTTCAGCAACGCCACAAATGGCCCGCCCTGAAATCCGTCGTCGTCATCGACGGCATACGCGAAACCGGCAGCAAAACCGAGCGGGAGACCCGCTTATACATCAGTTCTCTGAATCTGCCCGCCGACAAGTTCGGACCGATCGTTCGCAGTCATTGGGCCATTGAAAACAGCCTGCACTGGGTGATGGACATGGTCTTCCGCGACGACGAATGCCGCGTGCGAACCGAAAACGCCCCAGCCAATTCACCACCATCAAACATATCGCAACCAATCTGCTGCGATTGCCGACCTCCAGAGATTCACTCCGCTCAAGGCGAAAAATCGCCGCCTGGGACGACGACTTCCTCGCAAGCCTCATTGCCCGATGATCCGTTCAACCGATTCCCCTGGCACGGTGGGCTCCATCAGAACGCACGGCGATCTAAGCTTACCGGTCAAACAAAAGCATGGGCGCCCATAACCATTTATGCGAGAGGTTTGAATGCATTCTGCACCGGAATTTCCGGAGCAGTAGTATTTTCGCAAACAATAAGGTCGTATTTTCCGTCTCCACGCGCCACCCACTGA
- a CDS encoding ABC transporter ATP-binding protein — MADFALEATGLCKAYGALQVTRDVSIHLEPGKALGIIGPNGAGKTTLFNLLTGTTRADSGAISLFGDDITNAQARKRCRMGIARSFQVPQPFGGLSVFENVLVAAAFGQGLSETEARAPAEEALRRCRLWPKALTKAGQIGLLDRKRLELARSIATAPKLILLDEIAGGLTDAECVSLIDLILSIKESGVTIIWIEHVLHALLKIVDRVMVLDFGEKIAEGAPEEIMQDPQVRAVYLGLSDEAAHG, encoded by the coding sequence TTGGCGGACTTTGCATTGGAGGCTACCGGTTTATGCAAAGCCTACGGCGCTTTGCAGGTGACTCGCGATGTTTCAATACATCTGGAACCGGGAAAAGCGCTCGGAATAATCGGGCCGAATGGCGCGGGAAAAACCACGCTGTTCAATCTGCTCACCGGCACCACGCGCGCTGATTCAGGCGCGATCAGTCTATTTGGAGACGACATTACCAATGCGCAAGCGCGCAAGCGTTGTCGTATGGGTATCGCCCGCAGCTTTCAGGTGCCCCAGCCTTTCGGTGGCTTGAGCGTGTTTGAGAATGTTTTGGTCGCGGCAGCTTTCGGTCAGGGCCTGTCCGAAACTGAGGCCCGTGCTCCAGCCGAAGAAGCCCTGCGCCGATGCAGACTGTGGCCGAAGGCGCTCACCAAGGCTGGTCAAATTGGACTATTGGATCGTAAGCGACTGGAACTTGCGCGCTCGATCGCCACCGCTCCCAAGCTGATATTGCTGGATGAAATTGCTGGTGGCCTTACAGATGCGGAATGCGTCAGCCTTATTGATCTGATCCTCTCGATAAAGGAATCCGGCGTAACCATTATATGGATCGAACACGTCCTGCACGCACTCCTGAAAATCGTAGACCGCGTCATGGTGCTGGATTTTGGCGAAAAAATTGCCGAGGGCGCACCCGAGGAGATCATGCAGGACCCTCAGGTCAGGGCGGTTTATCTAGGACTATCTGATGAGGCCGCACATGGTTGA
- a CDS encoding ABC transporter substrate-binding protein, protein MAKGLNRRTFLGAGAAALAAPAFLQHRAFAATGETIKVGFVSPQTGPIAAFGASDEYVLAGVRAALGAGIEINGQVHPVEIIVKDSQSSPSYASEVASQLILDDDVDLMLASSTADTTNPVADQCELNEVPCISTDTPWDGHFFGRGGNPAEGFGWTYHFFWGAGQIVDSYTSLWNQLDTNKKVGVLWSNDSDGVPLSNAEHGLPPLFKARGYEVVDAGFHQPLSDDFSAQISQLKAAGVDIVSGVFLPPDFTTFWAQCAQQGFRPKAVTVAKALLFPSAVAALGANGDGVSSEVWWSPNHPFKSGLTGQSSAELAAGYEKASGQQWIQPTGYKHALLEVAVDVLKRSSNPKDKAAVLEAITKTDYASIVGPVSWANGPLKNVSQTPLVGGQWVARGDGKYDLIVCENTTAPEIPVQNAFKPLA, encoded by the coding sequence ATGGCCAAGGGATTGAACCGTAGAACATTTCTGGGCGCCGGGGCCGCAGCTTTGGCTGCTCCTGCGTTTTTACAACACCGTGCATTCGCTGCGACCGGTGAAACGATCAAGGTCGGGTTTGTCAGTCCACAAACCGGCCCCATCGCTGCTTTTGGTGCCTCGGATGAGTATGTGCTGGCTGGTGTACGCGCCGCCCTCGGTGCGGGGATTGAAATTAATGGACAGGTTCATCCTGTCGAGATCATCGTTAAAGACAGTCAATCCAGCCCAAGCTATGCCTCGGAAGTAGCCAGTCAACTTATTCTTGATGATGACGTCGATCTGATGCTTGCGTCATCGACTGCTGACACGACTAACCCGGTGGCAGATCAATGTGAGTTGAATGAGGTGCCTTGCATTTCAACGGATACACCCTGGGACGGACACTTCTTTGGCCGTGGTGGAAATCCGGCTGAAGGGTTTGGTTGGACCTACCACTTTTTCTGGGGGGCGGGCCAGATTGTTGACAGCTACACCTCGCTCTGGAACCAATTGGACACGAACAAAAAGGTTGGCGTACTCTGGTCCAATGATAGTGACGGGGTGCCGCTATCCAATGCTGAACATGGTTTGCCCCCTTTGTTCAAGGCCCGGGGTTATGAGGTTGTGGATGCCGGTTTTCATCAACCACTGAGCGATGACTTTTCCGCTCAGATTTCGCAATTGAAAGCAGCGGGTGTCGACATTGTCTCGGGTGTGTTCCTCCCGCCCGATTTCACCACCTTTTGGGCGCAGTGCGCCCAGCAGGGCTTCCGCCCGAAGGCAGTAACGGTGGCGAAGGCGTTGCTGTTCCCTTCAGCCGTCGCGGCCCTCGGCGCCAATGGTGACGGTGTGTCATCCGAGGTCTGGTGGTCACCAAATCACCCGTTTAAATCCGGGCTGACCGGTCAGTCCTCGGCCGAACTTGCCGCTGGATATGAAAAGGCGAGTGGCCAGCAGTGGATCCAGCCCACCGGCTATAAGCACGCTCTGCTCGAGGTTGCCGTTGACGTGCTGAAGCGTTCCAGCAATCCCAAAGACAAAGCGGCCGTTTTGGAGGCGATCACAAAAACCGATTACGCATCAATTGTCGGTCCCGTTTCCTGGGCGAATGGACCCCTAAAAAATGTCAGCCAGACCCCGTTGGTGGGCGGTCAGTGGGTGGCGCGTGGAGACGGAAAATACGACCTTATTGTTTGCGAAAATACTACTGCTCCGGAAATTCCGGTGCAGAATGCATTCAAACCTCTCGCATAA
- a CDS encoding ABC transporter ATP-binding protein has protein sequence MVEPLLSVDRLSSGYGDFQALFDVSFDLAQGEVLGLVGANGAGKTTLFHAILGLLPRKDSMVRFQGRSIGSTPPDALAAMGIVLVPEGRRLFRSLSVEENLKIAADYGRRGSWDISKVYELFPILAEKRHHPGQSLSGGQQQMVAIGRALVANPALILFDEISLGLAPIVVNDVYAAMPKILGSGIGAVIVEQDIERARSVSNALVCLREGRVALQGPANALTKQALVTAYFGD, from the coding sequence ATGGTTGAGCCGCTTCTTTCAGTCGACCGACTTTCCTCAGGATATGGCGATTTTCAGGCACTATTCGATGTGTCTTTTGACCTCGCTCAAGGCGAGGTACTTGGCCTTGTCGGCGCTAACGGCGCGGGAAAAACTACACTTTTTCACGCTATTCTCGGTTTATTGCCCCGCAAGGACAGCATGGTGCGCTTTCAAGGACGCTCCATTGGCTCCACACCTCCGGACGCACTGGCGGCCATGGGGATCGTTTTGGTTCCTGAGGGACGCCGCCTGTTTCGCTCGCTCTCAGTGGAAGAAAACCTGAAAATTGCTGCAGACTACGGTCGCAGAGGGTCGTGGGATATCTCCAAGGTGTATGAGCTATTTCCGATTTTAGCCGAAAAGCGGCATCACCCTGGACAGTCATTGTCTGGCGGTCAGCAACAAATGGTGGCTATTGGGCGCGCTCTTGTGGCTAACCCGGCTTTAATCCTTTTTGACGAAATCAGTCTCGGTTTGGCGCCCATAGTTGTGAACGATGTCTATGCAGCAATGCCCAAAATCCTCGGATCTGGAATCGGCGCAGTGATCGTCGAGCAAGATATCGAGCGAGCGCGAAGCGTTTCAAACGCGCTGGTCTGCCTGCGCGAGGGGAGAGTTGCCTTGCAGGGGCCCGCGAACGCATTGACAAAACAAGCGCTTGTCACCGCTTACTTCGGAGACTGA
- a CDS encoding glycosyltransferase, with the protein MDDDKMVQLPEHKITKRSLRLKSFYHHPFSGEKRKSYRRRKLSKLAGGAGMPADLGPDFDERKERRKIRYTSLLRHPFSARKRRKYRRKRLDALTFALVPSFAMPAPPPRMPHSSRAVTTAPTLWFYLGDTMGWLEAHDRLTGVGRVSVELFDAFLQEPTTSIRPCRTGRSDLDIVAIGSAELQESVLNRLDGRYGSGLGAFDGGSSPAKGEHVFFTGLVWTPKFSALFRHLSSRGIGFSVLVHDIIPLEGGDNVNEAEGSRFAEWLLVCLQSADRLYVSTNVVRDQILRWALLEGVEVAAEIVKIPFGSKPLREEEPLRSESLQERFPSLESSNFVLSVGTIDPRKNQIMLCRLWRNLIASGLNVPQLVLAGRDDLGLGKDQSIYRDLLRSGKLLVLSGLGDADIAALTAACRFTAFPSTSEGYGLPVAESLLQGKLCLASRLAVIEEQAGELAWYFDVDDSLQAEKLFRKAIEDRDAVIAAEAKIRADYVRPTWAAAARRLEVEGIKAARERPVSIIPGRFLPEFPGAERFKTSEVLKLASRWCTNDAPEVSILIVNWNASPLTLECIRQIWMHTEGHTYEIVIVDNGSDEDDIARLSRPIPGVVFIPIGRNRFFGEANNIAAEAARGKYIVLLNNDAFPQDDWLPSLMNMMAENPSLGAAGPMFLWPDGRVQEAGGMINEGGYPVRFGRGQDHPSPDILMERYVDYISAAAMLVERALFIRVGGFDLTFEPAYYEDSDLCFKLKALGRPVAYCPASRVIHIEGAAANGNTKAEARRKALGDSNRDKFVSRWERLLKSTGEKEPVFSVESFIPAKWSSPPGKDRPLPVAVVFTPYAVTPGGGERYILSAARQLARTHRVEVVTPYRYSNLRLQQIGCALNLDLGMLRFKTLQEFEKDPEPDLMLTMGNAVLPPIPARGRKTVYHCQFPFVLKEAEASNEAMLQTYQEVMVNSAFTQGFYGKRLAEAGMTSMPTRIVNPPVPPIMPRKPRRRAILSVGRFIVGGHSKRQDLQVEAFRALIESGVKDVELHLAGSSFPEASDIDFLASIREAASDLPVFFHINCSASELGALYGESLVYWHATGLGRDLEKEPEKAEHFGISIVEAMSGGAIPITLRAGGPTEIITEGVNGFFYDDIAGLVDQTRRVMNDTSEDELQRLSLTAHSRALDFSYGRFNDAVSSLFGQEISEDN; encoded by the coding sequence ATGGATGATGACAAGATGGTTCAGCTCCCGGAGCACAAGATCACGAAACGTTCCCTTCGCTTGAAGTCCTTTTATCATCACCCGTTCTCAGGCGAGAAACGAAAGTCATATCGTCGTCGCAAATTGAGTAAGCTGGCTGGTGGCGCAGGCATGCCCGCCGATCTGGGTCCCGATTTCGACGAGCGCAAAGAGCGCAGGAAGATCAGATACACATCTCTGTTACGTCACCCTTTCAGCGCCAGGAAGCGTCGAAAATATCGTCGCAAGCGCCTTGATGCTTTGACTTTCGCTCTCGTGCCAAGCTTCGCCATGCCCGCGCCGCCCCCGAGAATGCCTCACTCCTCGCGAGCGGTCACGACAGCTCCGACCCTCTGGTTCTACCTCGGTGACACGATGGGTTGGCTTGAGGCGCATGACCGGCTCACGGGCGTCGGGCGCGTGTCGGTTGAACTGTTCGACGCATTTCTGCAGGAGCCGACGACATCGATCCGGCCCTGCCGCACCGGCCGCTCCGATCTGGATATTGTGGCGATAGGCAGCGCCGAGCTGCAGGAAAGCGTACTGAACAGGCTCGATGGCCGCTATGGCAGTGGACTTGGGGCGTTCGATGGCGGCAGCTCTCCGGCAAAGGGCGAACATGTCTTCTTCACGGGTCTGGTCTGGACCCCCAAGTTTAGCGCTCTTTTCCGCCATCTGTCTTCGAGAGGCATCGGGTTTTCGGTTCTGGTCCACGACATCATCCCGCTCGAGGGAGGCGATAATGTAAACGAGGCGGAAGGCTCGCGTTTCGCGGAGTGGCTGCTCGTCTGCCTTCAAAGCGCCGACAGACTTTACGTATCGACGAACGTCGTTCGAGACCAGATCTTGCGCTGGGCCTTGCTTGAAGGCGTCGAAGTGGCGGCCGAGATCGTCAAGATACCGTTCGGCTCGAAGCCTTTGAGGGAAGAGGAGCCGTTACGGTCTGAGAGCCTACAGGAGCGATTCCCGTCGCTCGAATCCAGCAATTTTGTCTTGAGCGTTGGCACGATAGACCCACGCAAGAACCAGATCATGCTTTGCAGGCTATGGCGAAACCTGATCGCGAGCGGCCTCAACGTCCCGCAATTGGTGCTGGCCGGACGCGATGATCTAGGACTCGGCAAAGACCAATCGATTTACCGTGATCTGCTGCGATCAGGCAAGTTGCTCGTTCTGTCCGGGCTTGGTGATGCCGATATCGCCGCCCTGACGGCGGCTTGCCGGTTCACCGCCTTCCCCTCGACCAGCGAGGGTTATGGTCTACCGGTTGCGGAAAGCCTGCTTCAGGGAAAGCTGTGTCTGGCGTCCAGGCTTGCGGTGATTGAAGAACAGGCGGGCGAACTCGCCTGGTATTTCGATGTTGACGATTCTCTGCAGGCTGAAAAGCTGTTTCGCAAGGCCATTGAGGATCGTGACGCCGTTATCGCGGCAGAAGCAAAGATCAGGGCCGATTATGTTCGGCCGACCTGGGCCGCTGCGGCAAGGCGTCTCGAAGTCGAAGGCATCAAAGCAGCGCGCGAGAGGCCGGTTTCCATTATACCCGGGCGTTTCCTTCCGGAATTTCCAGGGGCGGAGCGTTTCAAGACAAGCGAGGTGCTGAAGCTGGCATCGCGCTGGTGCACGAACGACGCGCCCGAGGTCTCGATCCTGATCGTGAACTGGAACGCTTCGCCTCTGACGCTCGAATGCATCCGGCAGATATGGATGCATACCGAGGGGCATACCTACGAGATCGTGATCGTGGACAATGGCTCGGACGAGGACGATATCGCTCGTTTGTCCAGACCTATACCGGGAGTGGTCTTCATTCCGATCGGCAGGAACCGTTTTTTCGGCGAAGCCAACAATATCGCCGCCGAAGCTGCTCGCGGAAAATATATCGTACTGCTCAACAACGATGCCTTTCCGCAGGATGATTGGCTTCCTTCGCTGATGAACATGATGGCTGAAAATCCGTCCCTCGGCGCGGCCGGGCCTATGTTCCTCTGGCCTGACGGACGCGTTCAGGAGGCTGGAGGCATGATCAACGAAGGCGGTTATCCGGTGCGATTTGGCCGAGGGCAGGACCATCCCTCGCCAGACATCCTGATGGAAAGATATGTCGACTACATTTCTGCCGCCGCCATGCTTGTCGAACGGGCGCTGTTCATACGGGTGGGAGGGTTCGATCTTACATTTGAGCCAGCCTATTATGAAGACTCCGATCTGTGCTTCAAGCTCAAGGCATTGGGGCGTCCGGTTGCCTATTGTCCCGCAAGTCGCGTCATCCACATCGAGGGAGCGGCCGCAAACGGAAACACCAAGGCGGAGGCCCGACGAAAGGCACTGGGAGACTCCAATCGCGACAAATTCGTCTCGCGCTGGGAGCGCCTGCTGAAATCGACGGGCGAGAAGGAACCGGTGTTCTCGGTCGAGAGCTTCATTCCAGCCAAGTGGTCTTCCCCGCCCGGCAAGGACAGGCCGTTGCCCGTTGCCGTCGTCTTCACTCCTTATGCCGTGACGCCTGGCGGCGGAGAGCGCTATATCTTGAGCGCGGCACGTCAGTTGGCGCGCACTCATCGTGTGGAAGTTGTTACGCCTTACCGGTATTCGAACCTGCGCCTTCAGCAGATCGGCTGCGCTCTTAATCTTGATCTTGGCATGCTAAGGTTCAAAACGCTTCAGGAGTTTGAGAAGGATCCCGAACCGGACCTGATGTTGACAATGGGAAACGCGGTTCTGCCGCCGATTCCCGCTCGCGGAAGGAAGACGGTATATCATTGCCAGTTTCCATTCGTGCTCAAGGAAGCGGAAGCAAGCAACGAGGCGATGCTGCAGACCTATCAGGAAGTCATGGTGAACTCGGCATTCACGCAAGGTTTCTACGGGAAACGTTTGGCCGAAGCCGGTATGACCTCGATGCCGACGCGAATCGTCAATCCGCCTGTGCCGCCAATTATGCCGAGAAAGCCGCGCCGAAGGGCCATATTGTCGGTCGGCCGCTTCATCGTTGGCGGTCATTCCAAGCGTCAGGATCTTCAAGTCGAGGCTTTTCGTGCGCTGATCGAGAGCGGCGTCAAGGACGTCGAACTGCACCTCGCCGGCTCCTCGTTTCCCGAGGCCTCGGATATCGATTTCCTGGCCTCGATCAGAGAAGCGGCTTCGGACCTTCCCGTATTCTTTCATATCAACTGTTCGGCAAGCGAGCTCGGAGCACTTTACGGTGAGAGCCTTGTCTACTGGCACGCCACAGGGCTCGGCCGCGACCTGGAGAAGGAACCGGAGAAAGCGGAACACTTCGGGATCAGCATCGTCGAGGCAATGTCGGGCGGCGCCATCCCGATCACGCTTCGTGCGGGCGGCCCGACGGAGATCATCACTGAGGGCGTGAATGGGTTCTTCTATGATGACATAGCAGGCCTGGTCGACCAGACCAGGCGCGTCATGAACGACACCTCAGAGGATGAGCTGCAACGATTGAGCCTCACTGCCCATTCGCGCGCGCTGGATTTCAGTTACGGTCGTTTCAACGACGCAGTCTCCTCGCTTTTCGGGCAGGAAATCAGCGAAGACAACTAG
- a CDS encoding bifunctional 3-(3-hydroxy-phenyl)propionate/3-hydroxycinnamic acid hydroxylase, with protein sequence MSVSSKNVDYDVVQIGYGPVSKASALFLNRLGWSVGIFERFADVYPLPRAVCIDHELYRVLHAAGLGDVAKSVCTDAPVYRWFNADWKELLAIDWSAGSVSGGAEVTFIHQPTFERAMDTQVKNAPGVDLTFNAECVGVRQTDDYAVVTIKDAKTGEIREVTARYVLGIDGANSFVRENLGIGRSDLGFEADWLVIDFALNNGLTARDLGIPEAGQYANPERPTTIVPGGIEADGRVCRRWEFMRLPHETREEMNKEEKVWELLGDWIKPDQGELVRHTVYTFRSLVADTFQKGRIFLAGDAAHVMPPFMGQGMCAGLRDAWNLAWKLDLVMSGKADASLLETYTPERAPHVTDIIKISMFLGSIICMPDKAEAAKRDEMFLGGNAPRPAPFPILTDGMLQRDKSGVVVAPAGELSPHGAVRHQGKTERYDSFVPVGFTLVLNGDFKPSEVDAAICARREIQIVNVADRRTATDNQIGDTQGQFGRFMDERNLQAMLVRPDFYLFGGASDAAGLSALLMEFERQCHVHHLVAAE encoded by the coding sequence ATGTCGGTATCAAGCAAGAACGTGGATTATGATGTTGTTCAGATCGGCTATGGCCCGGTCAGCAAGGCGTCCGCCTTGTTCTTGAATCGACTGGGTTGGAGTGTGGGCATTTTTGAACGATTTGCGGATGTGTACCCTTTGCCGCGCGCGGTGTGTATTGATCACGAGCTCTACCGAGTTTTACACGCCGCTGGCTTGGGTGACGTTGCAAAGTCGGTGTGTACAGATGCGCCGGTCTACCGTTGGTTCAACGCCGACTGGAAAGAGCTTCTGGCGATTGACTGGTCGGCCGGATCGGTGTCCGGCGGCGCTGAAGTGACGTTTATTCATCAGCCGACTTTCGAACGCGCGATGGACACTCAGGTCAAGAATGCACCGGGTGTTGACCTTACTTTCAACGCCGAATGTGTCGGAGTTCGGCAAACCGATGACTATGCGGTTGTCACCATCAAAGATGCCAAGACAGGTGAAATTCGTGAGGTGACTGCCCGGTACGTACTTGGCATTGACGGTGCTAACAGTTTTGTCCGCGAGAACCTCGGTATTGGCCGTTCGGATCTAGGATTTGAAGCGGATTGGCTGGTGATTGACTTTGCTTTGAACAATGGTCTGACCGCCCGTGACTTGGGTATTCCCGAAGCCGGACAATATGCCAATCCGGAGCGGCCAACTACTATCGTTCCAGGCGGTATCGAAGCTGATGGGCGGGTCTGTCGGCGCTGGGAGTTCATGCGTTTGCCTCATGAAACGCGCGAGGAGATGAACAAGGAAGAAAAGGTATGGGAGCTGCTTGGCGATTGGATAAAGCCGGATCAGGGCGAATTGGTGCGCCACACTGTTTATACCTTCCGCAGCCTTGTGGCTGACACTTTCCAAAAAGGGCGCATATTTCTGGCTGGTGACGCGGCTCACGTCATGCCGCCATTCATGGGGCAGGGCATGTGTGCTGGGCTGCGCGATGCGTGGAACCTGGCCTGGAAACTGGATCTTGTCATGTCAGGCAAGGCTGATGCGTCGCTGCTGGAAACCTACACCCCGGAGCGGGCTCCACACGTCACCGATATTATCAAGATCTCGATGTTCCTCGGGTCGATCATCTGCATGCCGGACAAGGCTGAAGCCGCAAAAAGAGACGAAATGTTTCTTGGTGGCAATGCCCCCCGTCCGGCACCTTTCCCCATTCTGACTGATGGGATGCTGCAACGTGACAAATCGGGAGTCGTTGTTGCCCCGGCAGGTGAACTCAGCCCCCATGGCGCGGTGCGGCACCAGGGCAAAACTGAAAGGTATGATAGCTTCGTGCCGGTGGGATTCACTTTGGTTCTGAATGGCGATTTTAAGCCTTCCGAGGTTGATGCCGCCATTTGCGCCAGACGCGAAATTCAGATCGTCAATGTCGCCGACCGCCGCACCGCCACAGATAACCAGATTGGCGACACCCAAGGGCAGTTTGGCCGCTTCATGGATGAGCGAAATTTGCAAGCTATGCTTGTTCGTCCGGACTTTTATCTGTTCGGAGGCGCCTCGGATGCTGCGGGCCTAAGTGCGCTGCTGATGGAGTTTGAGCGCCAGTGCCACGTCCACCACTTGGTGGCAGCTGAGTGA